Proteins encoded by one window of Vanacampus margaritifer isolate UIUO_Vmar chromosome 17, RoL_Vmar_1.0, whole genome shotgun sequence:
- the LOC144037064 gene encoding uncharacterized protein LOC144037064 has product MEDVCEIYLCPERQESDFPGVKEEDNLEPLQVKEEEQPHPPNINKEEQLPLYIKEEEEFTELPGTDFHLKTKDECLYENNKGAEPSSSSSRQLITTEEDEDHRGGSQADSRLALMSDAEDAPHSPRTDDEQSDGDVTCHTGSKCWKCSLCKQTFGSNFHLRRHMISHTGEKPFPCSVCGRRFSSKTSLKVHTITHSGEKPFVCSVCGRHFSYKTSFKVHTRTHSGEKPFVCSVCGQCFTQKGDLKMHTRTHTGEKPFACSVCGQCFSQRKNLTTHTRTHTGEKPFACSVCGQCFIQKISLKVHTRTHTGEKPFPCSVCGRRFSYKTSFKVHTRTHTGVKRFACSVCGQCFTQKINLQRHTRTHTGEKPFACSVCGQCFTQKGDLKMHTRTHTGEKPFACSVCGHKFAYKGDLNKHTRTHTGEKPFACSVCGQCFTRKETLKVHTRTHTGEKPFACSVCGQKFASKEYLNKHTRTHTGEKPFACSVCGQCFTQKGHLQMHTTTHTGEKPFACSVCGQMYSSNANAKRHRCAGVNSRD; this is encoded by the exons ATGGAAG acgtctgtgaaatatatctttgtcctgagcggcAGGAGTCAGACTTCCCTGGCGTGAAAGAGGAGGACAACCTGGAGCCTCTCCaggttaaagaagaggagcagccacacCCTCCCAACATAAATAAAGAGGAGCAGCTGCCACTATACatcaaagaggaggaggagttcaCAGAGTTGCCCGGGACTGATTTCCATTTGAAGACTAAAGATGAATGTctatatgaaaacaacaaaggggcggagccttcaagcagcagctcaagacaacTGATAACAACTGAAGAGGATGAGGACCaccgtggaggatcacaagcagacagccGGTTAGCTCTAATGTCAGATGCTGAAGACGCGCCACACTCTCCTCGCACTGATGACGAACAGTCTGACGGTGACGTGACATGTCACACTGGCAGCAAATGTTGGAAATGTTCTCTATGTAAACAAACTTTTGGCAGCAACTTTCATTTGAGAAGACATATGATTAGccacactggtgaaaaaccttttccctgctcagtttgtggccgacGTTTCTCTTCCAAAACAAGCTTGAAAGTGCACACAATTACCCACagtggagagaagccttttgtttGCTCTGTTTGTGGCCGACATTTCTCTTACAAAACAAGCTTcaaagtgcacacaagaacccacagtggagagaagccttttgtttgctctgtttgtggtcaatgttttactcaaaaaggagacttaaaaatgcacacaagaacccacactggagagaagccttttgcctgctcagtttgtggtcaatgttttagtcaAAGAAAAAACTTAACAACGCACActagaacccacactggagagaagccttttgcctgctccgtttgtggtcaatgttttattcaaaaaataagcttaaaagtgcacacaagaacccacactggagagaagccttttccctgctcagtttgtggccgacGTTTCTCTTACAAAACAAGCTTcaaagtgcacacaagaacccacactggagtgAAGCgttttgcttgctcggtttgtggtcaatgttttactcaaaaaatAAACTTACAAAGGCAcacgagaacccacactggagagaagccttttgcttgctccgtttgtggtcaatgttttactcaaaaaggagacttaaaaatgcacacaagaacccacactggagagaagccttttgcctgctcagtttgtggtcacaagTTTGCTTACAAGGGAGacttaaacaaacacacaagaacccacactggagagaagccttttgcctgctctgtttgtggtcaGTGTTTTACTAGAAAAGAAACcttaaaagtgcacacaagaacccacactggagagaagccttttgcttgctcagtttgtggtcaaaagttTGCTAGCAAGGAATACTTAAACAAACAcacgagaacccacactggagagaagccttttgcctgctccgtttgtggtcaatgttttactcaaaaaggacacttacaaatgcacacaacaacccacactggagagaagccttttgcctgctccgtttgtggtcaaatgTATTCAAGTAATGCCAATGCTAAGAGGCACAGGTGTGCTGGTGTGAATAGCCGTGATTAA
- the LOC144037055 gene encoding uncharacterized protein LOC144037055, translated as MSKSVADIVNMCAATNVTCEKELCGAQEENERQRQLLDAVCKQPRVVLNRADVCEIYLCPERQESDFPDVKEEDNLEPLQVKEEEQPHTPNINKEEQLPLYIKKEEEEFTELPGTDFHLKTKDECLYENNKGAGAKPSSSSSRQLITTEEDEDHRGRSQADSRLALMSDAEDAPHSPRTDDEQSDGDVTCHTGSKCWKCSLCKLTFGSNFHLRRHMISHTGEKPFPCSVCGRRFSYKTSLKVHTRTHTGEKPFACSVCGHKFAYKGDLNKHTRIHTGEKPFACSVCGQCFTRKGHLQTHTRTHTGEKPFACSVCGQCFTQKISLKVHTRTHTGEKPFPCSVCGRRFSRKIRLKVHTRNHTGEKPFACSVCGQCFTQKGILNKHTRTHTGEKLFACSVCGQCFTRKGHLQTHTRTHSGEKPFACSVCGQCFNQKGNLKRHSRTHTGEKLFACSVCGQCFTQKGNLKIHTITHTGEKPFACSVCGQCFTKKEILKVHTRTHTGEKRFACSVCGRRFSYKTSLKVHTRTHTGEKPFACSVCGQCYTRKGDLKMHTRTHTGEKRFACSVCGRRFSYKKSLKVHTRTHTGEKPFACSVCGQCFTRKEILKVHTRTHTGEKPFACSVCGQCFTKKGTLKMHTRTHTGEKPFACSVCGHKFPHKRDLNQHTRTHTGEKPFACSVCGQNFASKGNLSEHTRIHTGEKPFACSVCGQCFTRNKILKVHSRTHTGEEPFACSVCGQRYSSNAKAKRHRCAGENSRD; from the exons ATGAGCAAGAGTGTCGCCGATATCGTGAATATGTGTGCTGCAACGAACGTGACGTGCGAAAAAGAGCTTTGTGGAGCACAGgaggagaacgagcgacaacgtCAGCTGCTGGACGCTGTGTGCAAGCAGCCTCgtgttgtgttgaacagagcag acgtctgtgaaatatatctttgtcctgagcggcAGGAGTCAGACTTCCCTGACGTGAAAGAGGAGGACAACCTGGAGCCTCTCCaggttaaagaagaggagcagccacacACTCCCAACATAAATAAAGAGGAGCAGCTGCCACTATACattaaaaaggaggaggaggagttcaCAGAGTTGCCCGGGACTGATTTCCATTTGAAGACTAAAGATGAATGTctatatgaaaacaacaaaggggCGGGGGCGAAGCCttcaagcagcagctcaagacaacTGATAACAACTGAAGAGGATGAGGACCACCGTGGAAgatcacaagcagacagccGGTTAGCTCTAATGTCAGATGCTGAAGACGCGCCACACTCTCCTCGCACTGATGACGAACAGTCTGACGGTGACGTGACATGTCACACTGGCAGCAAATGTTGGAAATGTTCTCTTTGTAAACTAACTTTTGGCAGCAACTTTCATTTGAGAAGACATATGATTAGccacactggtgaaaaaccttttccctgctcagtttgtggccgacgtttctcttacaaaacaagtttgaaagtgcacacgagaacccacactggagagaagccttttgcctgctcagtttgtggtcacaagTTTGCTTACAAGGGAGacttaaacaaacacacaagaatccacactggagagaagccttttgcctgctctgtttgtggtcaGTGTTTTACTAGAAAAGGAcacttacaaacacacacaagaacccacactggagagaagccttttgcttgctcggtttgtggtcaatgttttactcaaaaaataagcttaaaagtgcacacaagaacccacactggagagaagccttttccctgctcagtttgtggccgacGTTTCTCTCGCAAAATACGcttaaaagtgcacacaagaaaccacactggagagaagccttttgcttgctcggtttgtggtcaatgttttactcaaaaaggaatcttaaacaaacacacaagaacccacactggagagaagctatttgcttgctccgtttgtggtcagTGTTTTACTAGAAAAGGACACTTACAaacgcacacaagaacccacagtggagagaagccttttgcttgctccgtttgtggtcaatgttttaatcAAAAAGGAAACTTAAAAAGGCActcaagaacccacactggagagaagctatttgcttgctccgtttgtggtcaatgttttactcaaaaaggaaacttaaaaatacacacaataacccacactggagagaagccttttgcttgctctgtttgtggtcagtgttttacaaaaaaagaaatcttaaaagtgcacacaagaacccacactggagagaagcgttttgcttgctcagtttgtggccgacgtttctcttacaaaacaagcttgaaagtgcacacaagaacccacactggagagaagccttttgcttgctccgtttgtggtcaatgttatACTCGAAAAGGAgacttaaaaatgcacacaagaacccacactggagagaagcgttttgcttgctcagtttgtggccgacgtttctcttacaaaaaaagcttgaaagtgcacacaagaacccacactggagagaagccttttgcctgctctgtttgtggtcaGTGCTTTACTAGAAAAGAAATcttaaaagtgcacacaagaacccacactggagagaagccttttgcttgctcggtttgtggtcaatgttttactaaAAAAGGAAccttaaaaatgcacacaagaacccacactggagagaagccttttgcctgctcggtttgtggtcacaaGTTTCCTCACAAGAGAGACTTAAaccaacacacaagaacccacactggagagaagccttttgcctgctccgtttgtggtcaaaattttgctagcAAGGGAAACTTAAGCGAACACACAAGGatacacactggagagaagccttttgcctgctctgtttgtggtcaGTGTTTTACTAGaaacaaaatcttaaaagtgcactcaagaacccacactggagaggagccttttgcttgctctgtttgtggtcaaagataTTCAAGTAATGCCAAAGCTAAGAGGCACaggtgtgctggtgagaatagccGTGATTAA
- the LOC144037558 gene encoding uncharacterized protein LOC144037558, with product MPLFRGLNSDTELLIGHSHRCTDACEIYLCPERQESDFPGVKEEDNLEPLQVKEEEQPHPTNINKEEQLPLYIKEEKEEFTELPGTDVHLKIKDECLYENNKGAEPSSSSSRQLITTEEDEDHRGGSQADSRLALMSDAEDASHSPRTDDEQSDGDVTCHTGSKCWKCSLCKLTFGSNFHLRRHMISHTGEKPFPCSVCGRRFSYKTSLKVHTRTHTGEKPFACSVCGQCFTHKGDLKVHTRTHTGEKPFSCSVCGQCFTRKGHLKMHTITHTGEKPFACSVCGRRFSYKTSLKVHTRTHTGEKPFACSVCGQCFTRNEILKVHTRTHTGEKPFACSVCGQCFNKKGNLKVHTRTHTGEKPFACSVCGHKFAHKGDLNKHTRTHTAEKPFPCSVCGRRFSHKISLKVHTRTHTREKPFACSVCGQCFTHKGDLKVHTRTHTGEKPFACSVCGQCFTRKGHLKMHTITHTGEKPFACSVCGQNFASKVNLSEHTRKHTGEKPFACSVCGQCFTQKAHLQRHTRTHTGEKPFACSVCGQCFTQKRNLQMHTRTHTGEKPFAFSVCGQIYSSNAKAKRHRCAGENSRDK from the exons ATGCCTCTCT TCAGGGGGCTCAACAGTGACACAGAGCTCCTGATTGGGCACTCCCACCGCTGTACAG acgcatgtgaaatatatctttgtcctgagcggcAGGAGTCAGACTTCCCTGGCGTGAAAGAGGAGGACAACCTGGAGCCTCTCCaggttaaagaagaggagcagccacacCCCACCAACATAAATAAAGAGGAGCAGCTGCCACTATACATcaaagaggagaaggaggagttCACAGAGTTGCCCGGGACTGATGTCCATTTGAAGATTAAAGATGAATGTctatatgaaaacaacaaaggggcggagccttcaagcagcagctcaagacaacTGATAACGACTGAAGAGGATGAGGACCaccgtggaggatcacaagcagacagccGGTTAGCTCTAATGTCAGATGCTGAAGACGCGTCACACTCTCCTCGCACTGATGACGAACAGTCTGACGGTGACGTGACATGTCACACTGGCAGCAAATGTTGGAAATGTTCTCTTTGTAAACTAACTTTTGGTAGCAACTTTCATTTGAGAAGACATATGATTAGccacactggtgaaaaaccttttccctgctcagtttgtggccgacgtttctcttacaaaacaagcttgaaagtgcacacaagaacccacactggagagaagccttttgcttgctcagtttgtggtcaatgttttactcataAAGGAGActtaaaagtgcacacaagaacccacactggagagaagccttttagttgctcggtttgtggtcaatgttttactcgaAAAGGAcacttaaaaatgcacacaataacccacactggagagaagccttttgcttgctctgtttgtggccgacgtttctcttacaaaacaagcttgaaagtgcacacaagaacccacactggagagaagccttttgcctgctctgtttgtggtcaGTGTTTTACTAGAAACGAAATcttaaaagtgcacacaagaacccacactggagagaagccttttgcttgctccgtttgtggtcaatgttttaataaaaaaggaaacttaaaagtgcacacaagaacccacactggagagaagccttttgcttgctcggtttgtggtcacaagtttgctcacaagggagacttaaacaaacatacaagaacccacactgcagagaagccttttccctgctcagtttgtggccgacGTTTCTCTCACAAAATAAGcttaaaagtgcacacaagaacccacactcgagagaagccttttgcttgctccgtttgtggtcaatgttttactcataAAGGAGActtaaaagtgcacacaagaacccacactggagagaagccttttgcttgctcggtttgtggtcaatgttttactcgaAAAGGAcacttaaaaatgcacacaataacccacactggagagaagccttttgcttgctctgtttgtggtcaaaattttgctagcAAGGTTAACTTAAGCgaacacacaaggaaacacactggagagaagccttttgcttgctctgtttgtggtcaatgttttactcaaaaagcACACTTACaaaggcacacaagaacccacactggagagaagccttttgcctgctctgtttgtggtcaatgttttactcaaaaaagaaacttacaaatgcacacaagaacccacactggagagaagccttttgccttctccgtttgtggtcaaataTATTCAAGTAATGCCAAAGCTAAGAGGCACaggtgtgctggtgagaatagccGTGATAAATGA
- the LOC144037065 gene encoding uncharacterized protein LOC144037065: MCAATNVTCEKELCGAQEENERQRQLLDAVCKQPRVVLNRADVCETYLCPEWQESDFRDVSEEDNLEPLQVKEEEQPHPPNINKEEQLPRYIKEEEEFTELPRTDVHLKTKDECQYENNKGAEPSSSSSRQLITTEDDEDHRGGSQADSRLALMSDAEDASHSPRTDDEQSDGDVTCHTGSKCWKCSLCKQTFGSNFHLRRHMISHTGEKPFPCSVCGRRFSYKTSLKVHTRTHTGEKRFACSVCGQCFTQKGDLKVHTRNHTGEKPFACSVCGHKCASKGDLNKHTRTHTGEKPFACSVCGHKCASKGDLNKHTITHTGEKPFACSVCGQCFTQKGHLQRHTRTHTGEKPFACPVCGQCFTQKGHLQRHTRTHTGEKPFACSVCGQCFTQKGHLQRHTRTHTGEKPFACSVCGQCFTRKGHLQTHTRTLTGEKPFACSVCGQSFSDRHKLQRHTRAHTGEKKPFACSVCGQIYSSNANAKRHRCAGENSRD; encoded by the exons ATGTGTGCTGCAACGAACGTGACGTGCGAAAAAGAGCTTTGTGGAGCACAGgaggagaacgagcgacaacgtCAGCTGCTGGACGCTGTGTGCAAGCAGCCTCgtgttgtgttgaacagagcag acgtcTGTGAAACATATCTTTGTCCTGAGTGGCAGGAGTCAGACTTCCGTGACGTGTCAGAGGAGGACAACCTGGAGCCTCTCCaggttaaagaagaggagcagccacaccctcccaacataaataaagaggagcagctgccacgatacattaaagaggaggaggagtttaCAGAGTTGCCCAGGACTGATGTCCATTTGAAGACTaaagatgaatgtcaatatgaaaacaacaaaggggcggagccttcaagcagcagctcaagacaacTGATAACAACtgaagatgatgaggaccaccgtggaggatcacaagcagacagccGGTTAGCTCTAATGTCAGATGCTGAAGACGCGTCACACTCTCCTCGCACTGATGACGAACAGTCTGACGGTGACGTGACATGTCACACTGGCAGCAAATGTTGGAAATGTTCTCTATGTAAACAAACTTTTGGCAGCAACTTTCATTTGAGAAGACATATGATTAGccacactggtgaaaaaccctttccctgctcagtttgtggtcgacgtttctcttacaaaacaagcttgaaagtgcacacaagaacccacactggagagaagcgttttgcttgctccgtttgtggtcaatgttttactcaaaaaggagacttaaaagtgcacacaagaaaccacactggagagaagccttttgcctgctcagtttgtggtcacaagTGTGCTTCCAAGGGAGacttaaacaaacacacaagaacccacactggagagaagccttttgcctgctcagtttgtggtcacaagTGTGCTTCCAAGGGAGacttaaacaaacacacaataacccacactggagagaagccttttgcctgctctgtttgtggtcaatgttttactcaaaaaggaCACTTACAAAGGCAcacgagaacccacactggagagaagccttttgcttgcccggtttgtggtcaatgttttactcaaaaaggaCACTTACAAAGGCAcacgagaacccacactggagagaagccttttgcttgctcggtttgtggtcaatgttttactcaaaaaggaCACTTACAAAGGCAcacgagaacccacactggagagaagccttttgcctgctctgtttgtggtcaGTGTTTTACTCGAAAAGGAcacttacaaacacacacaagaaccctcactggagagaagccttttgcttgctcggtttgtggtcaaagtttcTCTGACAGGCATAAATTACAAAGGCACACAAGagcccacactggagagaagaagccttttgcttgctctgtTTGTGGTCAAATATATTCAAGTAATGCCAATGCTAAGAGGCACaggtgtgctggtgagaatagccGTGATTAA